Within the Rosa rugosa chromosome 2, drRosRugo1.1, whole genome shotgun sequence genome, the region TTTGGGTTAACTGAACCTGGGAATACTTCATATTATGATCTTGGTTTTCGTCATGCCTATGAGTTCAATGATCCTGTCTCAAGAAGTGGTGAAGAAACAAGGCCTTTGCAGTACTCGTCAACTATTCCTAATGAACAGAATGTGGCAAGGGATCCAGCATGCGAAGGAAGTGCAAACACTTCCACATGTGACAACCCCAGAGAATGTATGTTCTATGTGCTTTTCTTTTTGTGATGGGAGATGGGGTTCCGGGAGGTGATATATAATTATAGTCTACTTGTTTTCTTTCTGGCTCCTAACTAAATGAGTGGCCCTGTAGAAGAGTAAAAATATGATTTAGAAGATAAAACAATGAAACATTGACTAAATATGTTCAATGGTCATGAGTTTCCAAACATGGATAGTCAGGTTGCATTCTCGAAAGTAGTTCTTTGCTTGAATTCTACAGAAAAGTTTAATATGTTCTCTCCTGTAAAATAAACTTTCTTTGAATAGAGCGTTGCCTTATAAATTGATCATATACTTGGATCTCTTATTTCAAAGGTTGGAACgatttcttcaattttatatttcaaCTATGTATATGATTTTGAACTATGAATTGGTTGAATATTGTCCTATTTTTTCAGTCATGTCTCTTCTTTAGTTTGGGTCTACTGGTTGTGGCTGCTATTGTCTCTTCTGCTTGGGTCCTTGTTCGATCCTAATATCATTAGGTGTTCTCATCAATGTAATATATGTTTGACATTTGACAACTTTTCATTCATGCTGAAGTATCCTCTTATATTTCAGCCCCTCGAAGATATCAGAACTCCCATGATTATCAGGTAATGTAGCTTATCCACTGTGTTTGTAATCATAGCTTTCGTTACTAGAAATTTTGCTCTCGCTATTATTGCCTTAAAACTATTTTTATACGTTTGTGTTTATCTAAGAAGCATCACGATAGTTTAAAATGTTAATAAATATGCAGGTTATTTTGGAAGACAACATTGATCCTGATAGCATGACTTATGAGGTTAGAGCTAGTAGTTCCACACTTTCTCTTAGGAACCAATTAGATGATACAATTCTATTATCAATTCATCTGATCTGAATCTATTGATCTATTTGTTTCACTACATTCTCTATTCCATAGGATACTATGGTtccaataataaaaaaaaaggatattaTGGTAACAAGGGAATGTTTTAGCTAAGGTTTGTACTGGAACGAATTGATCTATCATTCAAGAAACCTTGGAATTTAACTGTGTGCTGCGGTACCTTCTGTTGATGGTACAGATTAGCTTCATTGGTAGCAGCATTTCTTGTTTGCTAAACAATCATAGAATGAGTCTATCAAATTTATTGGTTTGTGCTAATGAGGGAACTCTTCCAGATTTCATGAACTCTAATTCTCCAGATGCCTGGAACTGGGAATATCCTTGAgttcaaattttattttgttattttaagTGCAGTTTTGTTTTCTTACATGCTACATTCCATGCATAACATTGTAGGAGGTTCAGTTTCTTGCTTGATACCCAATTACGTGATGCTTGAACATCTCATTAGCGTCTTTCCTCCCACTCCTCAAAATCATGTTAGAATTGATGGAATAGTTTATGGTGATCATGATACAAATAATATGTAGTCATTTCTGACTTTAGATGTTTAGTTCTTTTATAAATTGGATTGTATCAATTTATCTAGTGTCTGCTGGAATAGAAGTTTGAGTGAGTAATTTATATACCTGGCTAGTCTCATCAGATTTTACTCAAGACTTTGAGTTTGGATCTGGTGTAGTGTTAATCCATGGGAGGGATCTGACTCCATTATCATTAGTGAGTGAATTGTCAAAAGATAAGACTTACATTCTGTAGTACTTGTTTGCGGTGGACGTATCGTATGGTTACATCTAGTACTTGTTATGAAAATTTATTTGATGCTTATATTTATCAATGCTGCATATACTTTGAATGAATATCTGACAATAATTTTCTGTTCAGGAGTTACTAGAATTAGGTGAGGCAGTTGGAACTGAAAGCCGAGGTCTTTCCCAAGATATGCTTTCTTTGCTTCCAATCTCGAAGTACAAGTGCAGCTTTTTCTCAAGAAAGAAATCACGGAGTGAGAGGTATAATTGCCCTTATTTATTGTTCTTTTGCGGAAATGTGataactttctctctctctctctctaataaTTGAAAATCAATGGTACATTTATGGTTTGTTTTACAGGAATAGCTTGCTCTTTTATCtatttttgaataaatttaCCTGTAAAAGACAAGGAAAATGGTTTTTCATTGTTTTCATTCACACAAGATACTGTAGGGAATTATTTGGGGAATCATAATATTTTGTATTAGTCCGGAATCCCCTTCTTGCACAACGGtatacatttttatttttctaaaatgTTTCTGCAATAGAAGAAAGATGTAACGTAGAAAGTTGGAAATCACATACTTGTAGTTCATATTGCTGGCAATGTGTATCAATGTCAAGTGTTAAAAGTATGGACATGTTATAATTAACATTCTTTGTTGCGCCCCTGCTTGGGTTTACGCAATCTTGAGCTTTTCCATCTGTGGTAGGATTCTATGTCCAGCCACTCATCACTACAGTAGACTATTCTTTCGTTGTTAGAGGTGAGAAGGTATAAGAATACGTTGGTCATGTTTACTTGTTACTAGGACAAGCCTTAAGCTGCAAGACCAAAATGTCCTTT harbors:
- the LOC133733039 gene encoding E3 ubiquitin-protein ligase BIG BROTHER-like isoform X5, coding for MSWNPHMGVHYPYNSCPYSTVGSFMDYVEGLTYEHVNFIFSGDSHAQESTYPSMNTNYYKFGLTEPGNTSYYDLGFRHAYEFNDPVSRSGEETRPLQYSSTIPNEQNVARDPACEGSANTSTCDNPRESPRRYQNSHDYQELLELGEAVGTESRGLSQDMLSLLPISKYKCSFFSRKKSRSERCVICQMEYKRGDRQITLPCKHLYHAGCGTRWLSMNKACPICYTEVFGNGSTSKK
- the LOC133733039 gene encoding E3 ubiquitin-protein ligase BIG BROTHER-like isoform X1, which codes for MSWNPHMGVHYPYNSCPYSTVGSFMDYVEGLTYEHVNFIFSGDSHAQESTYPSMNTNYYKFGLTEPGNTSYYDLGFRHAYEFNDPVSRSGEETRPLQYSSTIPNEQNVARDPACEGSANTSTCDNPRELSSYISAPRRYQNSHDYQVILEDNIDPDSMTYEELLELGEAVGTESRGLSQDMLSLLPISKYKCSFFSRKKSRSERCVICQMEYKRGDRQITLPCKHLYHAGCGTRWLSMNKACPICYTEVFGNGSTSKK
- the LOC133733039 gene encoding E3 ubiquitin-protein ligase BIG BROTHER-like isoform X3, with amino-acid sequence MSWNPHMGVHYPYNSCPYSTVGSFMDYVEGLTYEHVNFIFSGDSHAQESTYPSMNTNYYKFGLTEPGNTSYYDLGFRHAYEFNDPVSRSGEETRPLQYSSTIPNEQNVARDPACEGSANTSTCDNPRELSSYISAPRRYQNSHDYQVILEDNIDPDSMTYEELLELGEAVGTESRGLSQDMLSLLPISKYKCSFFSRKKSRSERCVICQMEYKRGDRQITLPCKHLYHAGCGTRWLSMNKASCF
- the LOC133733039 gene encoding E3 ubiquitin-protein ligase BIG BROTHER-like isoform X2 encodes the protein MSWNPHMGVHYPYNSCPYSTVGSFMDYVEGLTYEHVNFIFSGDSHAQESTYPSMNTNYYKFGLTEPGNTSYYDLGFRHAYEFNDPVSRSGEETRPLQYSSTIPNEQNVARDPACEGSANTSTCDNPRESPRRYQNSHDYQVILEDNIDPDSMTYEELLELGEAVGTESRGLSQDMLSLLPISKYKCSFFSRKKSRSERCVICQMEYKRGDRQITLPCKHLYHAGCGTRWLSMNKACPICYTEVFGNGSTSKK
- the LOC133733039 gene encoding E3 ubiquitin-protein ligase BIG BROTHER-like isoform X4, which encodes MSWNPHMGVHYPYNSCPYSTVGSFMDYVEGLTYEHVNFIFSGDSHAQESTYPSMNTNYYKFGLTEPGNTSYYDLGFRHAYEFNDPVSRSGEETRPLQYSSTIPNEQNVARDPACEGSANTSTCDNPRELSSYISAPRRYQNSHDYQELLELGEAVGTESRGLSQDMLSLLPISKYKCSFFSRKKSRSERCVICQMEYKRGDRQITLPCKHLYHAGCGTRWLSMNKACPICYTEVFGNGSTSKK